A region of Plantactinospora sp. BC1 DNA encodes the following proteins:
- a CDS encoding acyl carrier protein, which produces MVERSAVVRRLMAWVVELVPSCAESGIDEETSLTQFAGFDSIAIVQLLARAEDEFGVDLADEDQTIQSAASVSSLAESIVRLVGCPR; this is translated from the coding sequence ATGGTTGAGCGTTCGGCGGTGGTGCGGCGACTGATGGCCTGGGTGGTGGAGCTGGTGCCGAGCTGCGCGGAGTCCGGGATCGACGAGGAGACCTCACTCACCCAGTTCGCCGGGTTCGACTCGATCGCCATCGTCCAGTTGCTCGCCAGGGCGGAAGACGAGTTCGGCGTCGACCTCGCCGACGAGGACCAGACGATCCAGAGCGCGGCCTCGGTCAGCTCGCTGGCGGAGAGCATCGTTCGACTGGTCGGCTGCCCCCGGTGA
- a CDS encoding condensation domain-containing protein, giving the protein MTEGCRLTEKLSALSTGIRTEARPCVPGSQSPGGRATMNASSTTSTTVHFSGLTGAVAPMTWSQFGMWGAVKKFHPYDTYLNVRFRVEIPAGCSLDDVLSVIREMLVKHEALRTRYFDSADGSGRQEVVGAGGVEVVVEQGTEESLDGLLDRLADRSFDFDSELPARFGVVHVEGRPAWLLIVVSHLSIDGLARNRLVEEFTARLNGDHRYGDDRALLTPVARALAEGTPTGVLRNARTIGRWKRFVERADVTNFPSRLPADREPRWMRASMFSPALGCAFDRIADRNAVTSPAVYVALSATAVSALSDRPTAVLRCMISNRFTDAEKRYIGNLSQACAFDVEVGDAVFDEVVRRSMAASIRGYSMGRYRTDELEAIVDPTRFDAMHNDFRDAAASSRPQRLRSVPAIHSLRSRTVIGPPQGLRYYDDKFHVEVRNGAGGPAPAVLIDRSYLPVAEPRDILVAMEAFALAVLTEGRHLPAVDAFRVALTEAVDTEGEVSLDERSGDG; this is encoded by the coding sequence TTGACCGAAGGCTGCCGGCTGACAGAGAAGCTTTCCGCACTCTCGACGGGCATCCGCACCGAGGCCAGACCATGCGTGCCGGGCAGCCAATCACCAGGAGGTCGAGCCACAATGAATGCCTCGTCAACCACGTCGACGACCGTGCATTTTTCGGGCCTGACCGGCGCTGTCGCGCCGATGACATGGTCCCAGTTCGGGATGTGGGGAGCGGTCAAGAAATTCCATCCCTACGACACCTATCTGAACGTCCGTTTCAGGGTCGAGATACCGGCCGGCTGCTCACTCGACGACGTGTTGTCGGTGATCCGGGAAATGCTCGTCAAGCACGAGGCGCTGCGGACCCGCTACTTCGACTCGGCGGATGGCTCCGGCCGGCAGGAGGTGGTCGGGGCGGGTGGGGTCGAGGTGGTGGTGGAGCAGGGCACCGAGGAGTCGCTGGATGGCCTCCTCGATCGGCTGGCCGATCGGTCGTTCGACTTCGACTCCGAACTCCCCGCGCGATTCGGCGTCGTGCACGTCGAGGGGCGTCCCGCCTGGCTGCTGATCGTGGTGTCGCACCTGTCGATCGACGGACTGGCCCGTAACCGCCTGGTGGAGGAGTTCACCGCGCGGCTGAACGGCGACCACCGGTACGGCGACGACCGGGCCCTGCTGACACCGGTGGCGAGAGCGTTGGCGGAGGGCACCCCGACGGGCGTGCTGCGGAACGCGCGGACGATCGGCCGCTGGAAGCGGTTCGTGGAGCGGGCCGATGTCACGAACTTCCCGAGCCGGCTGCCTGCCGACCGCGAGCCGCGTTGGATGCGCGCCTCGATGTTCTCCCCGGCACTCGGGTGCGCGTTCGACCGGATCGCCGACCGGAACGCGGTCACCTCGCCGGCCGTTTACGTGGCCCTGTCGGCGACGGCGGTGTCAGCACTGTCGGACCGCCCTACCGCTGTGCTCCGCTGCATGATCTCGAACCGGTTCACCGACGCCGAGAAGCGCTACATCGGCAATCTGTCGCAGGCGTGCGCCTTCGACGTCGAGGTGGGCGACGCGGTGTTCGACGAGGTTGTCCGGCGCTCCATGGCGGCCAGCATCCGTGGTTACTCGATGGGCAGGTACCGCACCGACGAGTTGGAGGCGATCGTCGATCCGACCAGGTTCGACGCCATGCACAACGACTTCCGGGACGCCGCGGCCAGTTCCCGGCCGCAGCGGCTCCGGTCCGTTCCCGCGATCCATTCGCTCCGCTCCCGGACCGTCATCGGACCGCCCCAGGGTCTTCGGTACTACGACGACAAGTTCCACGTCGAGGTGCGGAACGGAGCGGGCGGGCCGGCGCCGGCAGTTCTGATCGACCGCAGCTACCTGCCCGTGGCGGAACCGCGCGACATCCTCGTCGCGATGGAGGCTTTCGCACTCGCCGTACTGACCGAGGGTCGTCACCTGCCAGCGGTCGACGCCTTCAGGGTGGCGCTGACCGAAGCTGTTGATACGGAAGGAGAGGTCTCTCTTGATGAACGAAGCGGAGATGGTTGA
- a CDS encoding 3-deoxy-7-phosphoheptulonate synthase, producing MPEIMTAVPDLVGPYQPIWSRPDVLRGILHSLRRLPPLVEAEDCARLTDELATVTRGESVVLQAGDCAELFTDSAPERVRAKAAQLHELGSRLRRTGRAPILVGRLAGQYAKPRSRSVEIGDDGVEIPVYLGDAVNDRTPTAAARRPDPHRLLLAYSHAARGLRTLASGRTTYASHEALLLEYERALVRPDPIRGGVFASSAHTVWIGERTRDVGGPHVEFAASVSNPIGVKIGPGVDPAEAAALVSRLAGTRPPGRLSLIVRMGADRIGERLPPVVRALGEDAARVVWLSDPMHGNTVRSARGLKTRVMRRMTEEVERFCAVLHRHRVQPGGLHLEMTPDEVTECVENCAELGPGPARSRYRSACDPRLNPAQAIALVERFTEVLTGA from the coding sequence ATGCCTGAGATCATGACCGCCGTACCGGACCTCGTCGGGCCGTACCAGCCGATCTGGTCGCGGCCGGACGTGCTGCGAGGGATACTGCACAGCCTGCGACGGCTGCCGCCGCTGGTGGAGGCGGAGGACTGTGCCCGGCTGACCGACGAACTGGCGACGGTTACCCGGGGTGAGAGCGTCGTCCTACAGGCGGGCGACTGCGCCGAGCTGTTCACCGACTCAGCGCCGGAGCGGGTACGCGCCAAGGCGGCGCAGCTGCACGAACTCGGCAGCCGCCTGCGCCGTACGGGTCGGGCACCGATTCTGGTCGGACGGTTGGCGGGCCAGTACGCCAAGCCGCGTTCACGATCGGTGGAGATCGGCGACGACGGGGTGGAGATCCCCGTGTATCTCGGCGACGCGGTCAACGACCGGACCCCGACAGCGGCAGCTCGGCGGCCCGACCCGCACCGGCTGCTGCTGGCCTACTCGCACGCCGCCCGCGGACTGCGCACCCTCGCGTCGGGCCGGACCACGTACGCCAGCCATGAAGCGCTGCTGCTGGAGTACGAGCGCGCCCTCGTACGCCCCGACCCGATCCGGGGCGGGGTCTTCGCCTCGTCGGCCCACACGGTCTGGATCGGCGAACGCACCCGGGACGTCGGCGGGCCGCACGTCGAATTCGCCGCCAGCGTCAGCAACCCGATCGGGGTGAAGATCGGGCCGGGCGTCGACCCGGCCGAGGCAGCCGCGTTGGTCTCGCGACTGGCCGGGACGAGGCCACCCGGCCGCCTGAGTCTGATCGTCCGGATGGGCGCCGACCGGATCGGTGAGCGGCTGCCGCCCGTCGTCCGCGCCCTGGGCGAGGACGCGGCCCGCGTCGTGTGGCTCAGCGACCCCATGCACGGCAACACCGTCCGCTCGGCCCGGGGGCTGAAAACCCGCGTTATGCGGCGGATGACCGAGGAGGTCGAGCGGTTCTGTGCGGTGCTGCACCGGCACCGGGTCCAGCCCGGTGGGCTGCATCTGGAGATGACCCCGGACGAGGTGACCGAATGCGTGGAGAACTGCGCGGAGTTGGGTCCGGGGCCGGCCCGCTCCCGATACAGATCGGCGTGCGATCCCCGCCTCAACCCCGCCCAGGCCATCGCTCTCGTCGAGCGGTTCACCGAGGTCCTCACCGGCGCCTGA
- a CDS encoding FkbO/Hyg5 family chorismatase encodes MGVVEFGSRAPAPHLDAGYPTVAVATCDPPGIHVREIWTSTSEVSAGRRDDIVYSSDGTHLFGALRLPRSDRYRDATRSAYRQLLALISDLDYPHLVRMWNYIADINRPNHRGLEIYRDFCQGRAEGFDDAGTAISARLPAATGVGAHDGGVVVYFLAERTGAALHFENPRQVPAHQYPRTYGPRSPSFARATLLPASKRLFLSGTASIIGHRSVSLGHLEGQCYTTLENIRILLKEVSEKSGGTVDLDSFRLIKGYVRHGPDASYLHQRLREVVGPRVPIEIFTVDICRSELLLEIEGVLDMRFPDHHGDA; translated from the coding sequence ATGGGGGTCGTCGAATTCGGCTCCCGAGCACCGGCACCACACCTGGACGCGGGCTATCCGACGGTCGCGGTGGCGACCTGCGACCCGCCTGGAATTCACGTCCGCGAGATATGGACGAGTACCTCCGAGGTGTCGGCGGGCCGCCGCGACGACATCGTCTACAGCAGCGACGGCACACATCTCTTCGGCGCCCTCCGGTTGCCCCGTTCGGACCGCTACCGCGATGCGACCAGGAGTGCCTACCGGCAGCTACTGGCGCTGATCTCCGACCTCGACTATCCACATCTGGTCCGGATGTGGAACTACATCGCGGACATCAACCGGCCGAACCACCGAGGTCTGGAGATCTACCGGGACTTCTGTCAGGGCCGGGCCGAGGGGTTCGACGACGCGGGAACGGCCATCTCCGCCCGCCTGCCGGCAGCGACGGGAGTCGGTGCGCACGACGGCGGCGTGGTGGTCTATTTTCTCGCCGAGCGGACCGGTGCCGCACTCCACTTCGAGAATCCGCGACAGGTCCCGGCCCACCAATACCCTCGGACATACGGACCGCGATCGCCGAGCTTCGCCCGGGCAACACTCCTCCCGGCGTCGAAAAGGCTCTTCCTGTCCGGAACGGCGAGCATCATCGGGCACCGGTCGGTGAGCCTGGGGCATCTCGAAGGTCAGTGCTACACGACTCTGGAGAACATCCGGATCCTCCTCAAGGAGGTGTCGGAGAAGTCGGGCGGCACCGTGGACCTGGACTCGTTCCGCCTGATCAAGGGCTACGTGCGGCACGGACCCGACGCCTCGTACCTGCACCAGCGGCTTCGCGAGGTCGTCGGCCCCCGGGTTCCCATCGAGATATTCACCGTGGACATCTGTAGGAGCGAACTGTTGCTGGAGATCGAGGGCGTACTCGACATGCGTTTTCCCGACCACCACGGCGATGCCTGA
- a CDS encoding type II 3-dehydroquinate dehydratase produces MSELLLLNGPNLGILGRREPEIYGTDTLADIEAAVGREVAERGWKVVGVQHECEGQLVSAVQDAYDTVGAIVNPGALMVAGWSLRDALASYPRPWIEVHISNVWAREQFRHESVLAPLASGVIVGLGALGYRLAARALLAHVPAA; encoded by the coding sequence GTGAGTGAGCTACTTCTGCTCAACGGACCCAACCTCGGCATCCTGGGGCGGCGGGAACCCGAGATCTACGGCACCGACACGCTGGCCGACATCGAGGCCGCCGTCGGTCGGGAGGTGGCCGAGCGAGGCTGGAAAGTAGTTGGGGTGCAGCACGAGTGCGAGGGCCAGCTGGTGAGCGCTGTGCAGGACGCGTACGACACGGTCGGTGCGATCGTGAATCCCGGCGCATTGATGGTCGCCGGATGGAGCCTGCGGGACGCACTGGCCAGCTATCCGCGCCCGTGGATCGAGGTACACATTTCGAACGTGTGGGCCCGTGAACAGTTTCGGCACGAGTCCGTGCTCGCCCCGCTGGCCAGCGGGGTGATCGTCGGCCTCGGCGCACTCGGCTACCGCCTCGCCGCCCGCGCCCTGCTGGCCCACGTCCCGGCTGCCTGA
- a CDS encoding FAD-binding oxidoreductase: protein MNGVPAEVAGREPVVVTGTDARYGEVVRGVNARYVGSPEAVYIVNSTAQVAEVVQAAVTRGKRLTVRSGGHCLEDFVFNPDVQVVLDLSEMNRVYFDAARGAFAVEPGATLIDVYELLDTAWGVAIPAGSFYSVGAGGHVAGGGFGFLSRMHGLAVDHLHAVEVVVVDAAGVVRTVVASREYDDPYRDLWWAHTGGGGGNFGVVTRYWFRSPGAVGQDPRSVLPRRPTDMLLSTVSLPWPEMTRQRFGRLLENFGAFHEKHKDPDSPYLAVTGGLVLTHRSGGPIRLDTQVDGGHPAADRLLEAYLAEILEGLGPVVRPRARRVSWLALVRQHARANSAQNDPTLRGDFKSALMRAGPPDHQIDTFYRHLTRVDIDNPTITVSLAGFGGRINAVRPEATAFAHRDCSLALLWTVLWHDPADDGRYVDWNREFYGAVYAETGGVPVPNSVTDGCYINDPDADVADPRFNRSVTPWHELYYKDNYPGLRAAKARWDPRNVFRHRLSVQLP, encoded by the coding sequence ATGAACGGTGTACCGGCCGAGGTCGCCGGCCGCGAGCCGGTCGTGGTCACCGGAACGGACGCGCGGTACGGCGAGGTGGTCCGTGGCGTCAACGCGAGGTACGTCGGCAGTCCAGAAGCGGTCTACATCGTCAATTCGACGGCGCAGGTGGCCGAGGTGGTCCAGGCGGCGGTCACCCGGGGCAAGCGGCTCACCGTGCGCAGCGGTGGCCACTGCCTGGAGGACTTCGTGTTCAACCCGGACGTCCAGGTGGTCTTGGATCTCTCCGAGATGAACCGGGTGTACTTCGACGCCGCACGCGGAGCGTTTGCCGTCGAGCCGGGCGCCACCCTGATAGACGTGTACGAGCTGCTCGACACCGCCTGGGGCGTCGCGATCCCAGCCGGAAGCTTCTACTCGGTCGGTGCGGGCGGCCACGTCGCAGGCGGCGGATTCGGGTTTCTGTCGCGGATGCACGGCCTGGCCGTCGACCATCTGCACGCGGTCGAGGTGGTCGTGGTGGATGCCGCAGGTGTGGTACGCACCGTGGTGGCGAGTCGTGAGTACGACGATCCGTACCGGGACCTCTGGTGGGCGCACACCGGCGGTGGTGGTGGAAACTTCGGCGTCGTCACCCGGTACTGGTTCCGCTCGCCGGGCGCCGTCGGGCAGGACCCCCGGTCGGTCCTGCCACGGCGGCCGACCGACATGCTGCTCAGCACCGTCTCCCTGCCCTGGCCCGAGATGACCCGCCAGAGGTTCGGCAGACTGCTGGAGAACTTCGGCGCCTTCCACGAGAAGCACAAGGATCCGGACTCGCCCTATCTGGCGGTGACCGGCGGCCTGGTGCTCACCCACCGGTCGGGCGGCCCGATCCGGTTGGACACCCAGGTGGACGGCGGCCACCCGGCGGCCGATCGGCTGCTGGAGGCTTACCTCGCCGAAATCCTGGAGGGTCTCGGCCCCGTCGTACGGCCCCGCGCCCGGCGGGTGTCCTGGCTGGCGCTGGTGCGACAACACGCCCGGGCGAACAGCGCCCAGAACGACCCGACACTGCGCGGAGACTTCAAGTCGGCGCTCATGCGTGCGGGCCCACCGGACCACCAGATCGACACGTTCTACCGCCATCTCACCCGGGTCGACATCGACAACCCGACCATCACCGTCTCGCTCGCCGGATTCGGCGGCCGGATCAACGCGGTGCGGCCGGAGGCCACCGCCTTCGCGCACCGGGACTGCTCACTGGCTCTGTTGTGGACGGTGCTCTGGCACGACCCCGCCGACGACGGCAGGTACGTCGACTGGAACCGCGAGTTCTACGGAGCGGTGTACGCGGAGACCGGCGGGGTTCCGGTGCCGAACTCCGTCACCGACGGCTGCTACATCAACGACCCGGACGCCGATGTCGCCGATCCGAGGTTCAACAGGTCCGTGACCCCGTGGCACGAGCTGTACTACAAGGACAACTATCCGGGCCTGCGTGCGGCGAAGGCGAGGTGGGATCCCCGGAACGTGTTCCGGCACCGGCTGTCCGTACAGCTGCCCTGA
- a CDS encoding alpha-amylase family glycosyl hydrolase: MSQPRAALSWLADAVLYHIYPPSFADSDGDGIGDLAGITERLDHLEWLGVDAIWLSPCFTSEFGDGGYDVEDYLTIAPRYGDNDDAAALIDAARSRGIRVILDLVAGHTSHRHPWFQESANTPGDHRYIWSDRIASPVRQWVPNQGRRGGFYRANFYPIQPALNFGYARPDPTEPWRQPVDAEGPRTNRAALREIMSFWFDRGVSGFRMDMAYSLVKDDPGHVETAKLWREIREWIDRSYPGCALLAEWGDPKTSIPAGFHADFFLHFAGSALRSLWDNNTGSLGPWSDGEPCYFDHDGRGSMRTFLEAWQEAETATRGSGLVGLPTANHDFSRLTCGPRTRDMVAPAFALQLTWPTLPVIYYGDEIGMRYLPGLPDKEGSQCDTQARQGSRTPMQWADGTNAGFSTAPAAALYLPVDSDPGRPTVAGARADESSLLHHVRKLIRLRRQTPALGSTAPVRVLNRDYPFVYARGESHLVVVNGRAEPASAAVEVGDVRPLAVHGVEVTNGEARANGFSYGIFEFFRRQ; this comes from the coding sequence ATGTCCCAGCCCCGTGCCGCCCTGTCCTGGCTGGCGGACGCCGTGCTGTACCACATATACCCGCCGTCGTTCGCCGACTCCGACGGCGACGGCATCGGCGACCTGGCGGGAATCACCGAGCGCCTGGACCACCTGGAGTGGCTGGGGGTCGACGCGATCTGGCTCAGCCCCTGCTTCACCTCGGAGTTCGGTGACGGCGGGTACGACGTCGAGGACTACCTGACGATCGCGCCGAGGTACGGCGACAACGACGACGCGGCGGCCCTGATCGACGCCGCGCGCAGCCGGGGCATCCGGGTGATCCTCGATCTGGTGGCGGGTCACACCTCGCACCGGCACCCATGGTTCCAGGAGTCGGCGAACACTCCCGGGGATCACCGGTACATCTGGTCGGACCGCATCGCGTCGCCGGTGCGCCAGTGGGTGCCGAACCAGGGCCGGCGGGGTGGCTTCTACCGGGCCAACTTCTATCCCATCCAGCCGGCGCTGAACTTCGGCTACGCCCGTCCCGACCCGACCGAGCCGTGGCGGCAGCCCGTCGACGCCGAAGGCCCCAGGACCAACCGGGCGGCGCTGCGCGAGATCATGAGCTTCTGGTTCGATCGCGGCGTCTCGGGCTTCCGGATGGACATGGCCTACTCCCTGGTCAAGGACGATCCCGGCCACGTCGAGACGGCGAAGCTCTGGCGAGAGATCCGCGAGTGGATCGACCGCAGCTATCCGGGGTGCGCCCTGCTGGCGGAGTGGGGCGACCCGAAGACCTCCATTCCGGCCGGATTCCACGCCGACTTCTTCCTGCACTTCGCCGGTTCCGCGCTGCGGTCCCTGTGGGACAACAACACCGGCAGCCTCGGCCCCTGGAGCGACGGCGAGCCCTGCTATTTCGACCACGACGGCAGGGGCTCGATGCGGACGTTCCTGGAGGCATGGCAGGAGGCGGAGACGGCGACCCGCGGCTCCGGACTGGTCGGGCTGCCCACCGCCAACCACGACTTCTCCCGGCTGACCTGCGGACCGCGTACCCGGGACATGGTCGCGCCGGCCTTCGCCCTCCAACTCACCTGGCCCACACTGCCGGTCATCTACTACGGCGACGAGATCGGCATGCGGTACCTGCCGGGTCTGCCGGACAAGGAGGGCAGCCAGTGCGACACCCAGGCCCGGCAGGGCTCGCGCACCCCGATGCAGTGGGCTGACGGTACGAACGCCGGATTTTCCACCGCACCGGCGGCGGCGCTCTATCTGCCCGTCGACTCCGACCCGGGCCGCCCCACCGTGGCCGGCGCCCGGGCCGACGAGTCCTCGCTGCTGCACCACGTCCGGAAGCTGATCCGGCTGCGCAGACAGACACCCGCGCTCGGCAGCACCGCCCCGGTGCGGGTGCTGAATCGCGACTACCCCTTCGTCTACGCCCGGGGCGAAAGCCATCTGGTGGTCGTGAACGGTCGTGCGGAGCCGGCCAGCGCGGCGGTGGAGGTCGGCGACGTCCGGCCGCTCGCGGTACACGGAGTCGAGGTGACCAACGGGGAAGCGCGGGCGAACGGCTTCTCCTACGGAATCTTCGAGTTTTTCCGCCGGCAGTAA
- a CDS encoding cob(I)yrinic acid a,c-diamide adenosyltransferase produces the protein MTVHLTRIYTKAGDSGATRLVNNEQTPKTHPRIAAYADVDECNAAIGVALALGQLTDEVRAVLRTVQNDLFDLGADLANPAPEPGLRVTEAYVQRLEGWCDDFNGRLSALDSFVLPGGTPGAALLHVARTVARRAERAAWTLVEADPDRTETLPAKYLNRLSDLLFILARTANPQGDVLWVPGANR, from the coding sequence ATGACCGTCCATCTCACTCGCATCTACACGAAGGCCGGGGACAGCGGCGCCACCCGGCTGGTCAACAACGAGCAGACGCCGAAGACCCATCCCCGAATCGCCGCGTACGCCGACGTGGACGAATGCAACGCCGCCATCGGGGTCGCGCTCGCGCTGGGGCAGCTCACCGACGAGGTACGCGCTGTGCTCCGCACGGTGCAGAACGACCTCTTCGACCTGGGCGCCGATCTGGCGAACCCGGCACCGGAACCGGGCCTGCGGGTCACCGAGGCGTACGTGCAGCGCCTGGAGGGCTGGTGCGACGACTTCAACGGGCGGCTGTCCGCCCTCGACTCCTTCGTGCTGCCGGGTGGCACCCCGGGCGCCGCACTACTGCACGTGGCGCGCACGGTGGCCCGTCGCGCCGAGCGGGCGGCGTGGACGCTGGTCGAGGCCGATCCGGACCGCACCGAGACCCTCCCGGCGAAATATCTCAACCGGCTGTCGGATCTGCTGTTCATCCTGGCGAGAACGGCCAACCCCCAGGGCGACGTGCTCTGGGTTCCGGGTGCGAACCGTTGA
- a CDS encoding glycosyltransferase family 8 protein produces the protein MDDNFELPVRVLLHSLAVTHRHCLDELRVVILHDALSLASRTRIRAHAEQLGLRLELVQSPPVDPRFPVWRRFTAAIYLRLKVHEVLADESRVLYLDSDLLIMDDIRELLTQPLDGFALGAVRDPVRPTLGCGGALPSWDHLDFAADREYFNSGVLLLDLDKCRSTGLLDRASKILAERPEVARFPDQDALNWSADDNWLRLDQRWNTFAMSIVARRADYLHSAEHVVSLESLLRAEEVASILHFSGRNKPWQDSCPQSRSRDLYRQLLRVVERSVR, from the coding sequence GTGGACGACAACTTCGAACTGCCGGTCAGAGTTCTCCTCCACTCCCTCGCCGTCACGCACCGCCACTGCCTGGACGAGCTTCGGGTCGTCATCCTGCACGACGCGCTGAGCCTGGCCTCGCGGACGCGAATCCGCGCCCACGCCGAGCAGTTGGGACTGAGACTGGAGCTGGTGCAGAGCCCTCCGGTCGACCCTCGCTTTCCGGTGTGGCGGCGGTTCACGGCAGCCATCTACCTGCGCCTGAAGGTGCACGAGGTGCTCGCGGACGAGTCACGGGTGCTGTACCTGGATTCCGACCTGCTCATCATGGACGACATCCGCGAGCTCCTCACCCAGCCGTTGGACGGCTTCGCTCTCGGCGCCGTCCGCGACCCCGTGCGGCCGACCCTGGGCTGCGGGGGAGCGCTGCCGTCCTGGGACCACCTCGACTTCGCCGCGGACCGCGAGTACTTCAACTCCGGCGTCCTCCTGCTCGACCTGGACAAGTGCCGGTCGACGGGCCTCCTCGATCGGGCCTCGAAGATTCTTGCCGAGCGTCCCGAGGTCGCCCGTTTCCCCGACCAGGACGCGTTGAACTGGTCGGCCGACGACAACTGGCTCCGGCTGGACCAGCGGTGGAACACGTTCGCGATGTCGATCGTGGCCCGCCGGGCCGACTACCTGCACTCCGCGGAACACGTGGTGAGCCTGGAATCGCTCCTGCGCGCCGAGGAGGTCGCGTCGATCCTGCACTTCAGCGGCCGGAACAAACCCTGGCAGGATTCCTGCCCGCAGAGCAGGTCGCGTGACCTGTACCGGCAGCTCCTCCGAGTGGTGGAGCGTTCCGTCCGGTGA
- a CDS encoding ROK family protein — MTAAAGASFLGIDIGGTKVSLGAVRGAGRADAAEERHALARWRNPAGDVEEDLSVLRAQVTDLRRTTGWQFAGVGVAVAATLDADGRVVAWPNRPTWTGLDLLRELRSLFPQARVVCGDDGSLAAVAEARAVDATDMVYVGVGTGVGGGMIAGGRLVPGLSRGSCELGHLIVNRDGARCACGRRGCLQAESSGPATLSRAAAARGKATTFDELRAGYADGAAWAVAAVRHSCAALAAALAGVGELSRPAAHIVGGGFAAGIPGFVAEVARHAATLSRPGHPVAPVRSARFGAESSLRGAIVAATGELRDHAVTTGSDATG, encoded by the coding sequence GTGACGGCGGCGGCCGGGGCGAGCTTTCTGGGTATCGACATCGGCGGGACGAAGGTCTCCCTCGGTGCCGTGCGCGGGGCGGGCCGGGCCGATGCTGCCGAGGAACGGCACGCGCTGGCCCGCTGGCGGAACCCGGCCGGGGATGTCGAGGAGGACCTGTCGGTGCTGCGGGCGCAGGTCACCGACCTTCGACGTACCACCGGATGGCAGTTCGCGGGCGTGGGCGTCGCCGTGGCGGCGACCCTGGACGCGGACGGCCGTGTCGTCGCGTGGCCGAATCGACCAACCTGGACCGGTCTCGACCTGCTCCGGGAGCTCCGCTCGCTCTTTCCGCAGGCCAGGGTCGTCTGCGGCGACGACGGATCCCTGGCCGCCGTGGCCGAGGCCAGGGCGGTGGACGCGACAGACATGGTGTACGTCGGTGTCGGCACCGGCGTCGGCGGCGGAATGATCGCCGGAGGCCGCCTGGTGCCGGGTCTGTCCCGGGGCTCCTGCGAGCTGGGACACCTGATCGTGAACCGCGACGGTGCCCGGTGTGCCTGCGGCCGGCGGGGCTGTCTGCAAGCCGAGTCGTCGGGGCCGGCGACGCTGTCGCGAGCCGCCGCCGCCCGGGGGAAGGCCACCACCTTCGACGAGCTTCGCGCGGGCTACGCAGACGGTGCGGCCTGGGCCGTGGCGGCGGTGCGGCACAGTTGCGCGGCCCTGGCAGCCGCGCTGGCCGGCGTGGGTGAACTGTCGAGACCCGCTGCGCACATCGTGGGTGGCGGATTCGCCGCGGGGATTCCCGGCTTCGTCGCCGAGGTTGCCCGGCACGCCGCCACACTGTCCCGGCCCGGACATCCGGTCGCACCCGTCCGCTCCGCCCGATTCGGCGCGGAGTCCTCCCTCCGCGGAGCCATCGTCGCGGCAACGGGCGAACTGCGGGACCACGCCGTGACAACCGGGAGCGACGCGACCGGGTGA